The following proteins are co-located in the Microcystis wesenbergii NRERC-220 genome:
- a CDS encoding helicase-related protein yields the protein MKELKSLNNNRLSWFESGKSIEYITKYLEEANQKIRIATGFFTIKGWNLVRGYTTGKQTYILVGLDDPGEQRARMALIQEIMRDVRIGLDRDRRKSVLDIIEKIQSNQFGIVDARAKDHHNKLYICDEKAAIQTSSNLTGKGLREQVEGGNIITDKTEVLALVKEFDDYFAEAKDLTQELLEILLKWLQFAAPWDIYLKTMLVLENIQPPKTRYSKKPLSYQIDMIAQTLRQIKNFDGSMLVASTGLGKTVVAVHVALHLRDEDLIDNIMVIGPKAVRSNWQKEMREAGLPCDYFVRQTFDRKDAKQDHALELFEDILEDIKNQRWLLIIDESQEFRNRFKQDLFNMTKKPKERLAFIKLRELVKKGNLKVLLLTGSPYAKDIENINNQLYLLPHTCESKPQEFDFFLEKCPEQDHLFTEEKKDINAWCINDIDEFINLSVASQLTTPHVAKYYGQKEGLETYINFGEERRYVPNIILHSINFSLILQDELTEAIVKGYFNLKSKNIMFKDLFNRSVKIAWASSPLSLQGVLESIADTPGGENSYQFEKLEFMFSREDREKFLRPIIAELKRINQNLNQNLDLKVKILSALIKEQVLEKQQKVIIFCERRATVAYLSRYFISNFPSLKIAYTIEQSEDEKKYEMKDSREIEQLIKQFAPHSNKTTEKFAENYDIFISTDAHGVGVNMQDASVVINYDIDWTPIAPVQRAGRILRFWHLPRIVHIYTFVPTLSAKNSNTALNYDLVEIQKRWKNLMSRHQESKKVIDLPVLTIAETQEINISEMASQVTIESGEINLNALADLDISPYYQHTAKLQLNRDYAETLSDDLISAKIYSEKHPLLYLLVLHKQNYHGIFYNPITKQLAEPDIVKILDKIACEESTPAANVDHDFIENLSDICLQDWCQKNKVLADDVERICALYLKPENEDDDLKLLLNSINT from the coding sequence ATGAAAGAATTAAAATCTTTAAATAACAACAGATTAAGCTGGTTTGAATCAGGTAAATCAATAGAATATATTACCAAATACTTAGAAGAAGCTAATCAAAAAATTCGCATTGCCACAGGCTTTTTTACGATTAAAGGTTGGAATTTAGTTCGGGGTTATACTACAGGAAAACAAACCTATATTTTGGTAGGTTTAGATGATCCAGGAGAGCAAAGGGCAAGGATGGCATTAATTCAAGAAATAATGAGAGATGTGCGTATAGGATTAGACAGAGATAGAAGAAAATCAGTTCTTGATATTATAGAAAAAATACAATCAAATCAGTTTGGAATTGTAGATGCCAGAGCCAAAGATCATCATAATAAACTTTACATCTGTGATGAAAAAGCGGCAATTCAAACTTCGTCAAATTTAACTGGTAAAGGATTAAGAGAACAAGTTGAAGGTGGTAATATTATCACTGATAAAACAGAGGTTCTTGCATTAGTTAAAGAATTTGATGATTATTTTGCTGAGGCTAAAGATTTAACTCAAGAACTATTAGAAATTTTACTAAAATGGTTACAGTTTGCTGCACCTTGGGACATTTATCTCAAAACTATGTTGGTTTTAGAAAATATCCAGCCTCCCAAAACTAGATATTCTAAAAAGCCACTTTCCTACCAAATTGACATGATTGCCCAAACTTTACGACAGATCAAAAACTTTGATGGCTCAATGCTGGTTGCTTCAACTGGACTAGGCAAAACTGTTGTAGCGGTTCATGTAGCTCTTCATTTACGAGATGAAGATTTAATTGATAATATCATGGTTATTGGACCTAAAGCCGTCCGCAGCAATTGGCAAAAAGAAATGCGAGAAGCGGGATTACCCTGTGATTATTTTGTGCGGCAAACTTTTGATAGAAAAGATGCTAAACAAGATCATGCCTTGGAATTATTTGAAGATATTTTAGAAGATATTAAAAATCAGCGTTGGTTATTAATTATTGATGAAAGTCAAGAATTTAGAAATCGATTTAAACAAGATTTATTTAATATGACTAAAAAACCAAAAGAAAGATTAGCTTTTATCAAACTTAGAGAATTAGTAAAAAAGGGTAATCTTAAAGTTTTACTTTTAACTGGTTCACCTTATGCTAAAGATATTGAAAATATCAATAATCAACTTTATCTACTTCCTCACACTTGCGAAAGTAAACCTCAAGAATTTGACTTTTTCTTGGAAAAGTGTCCAGAACAGGATCATTTATTTACAGAAGAAAAAAAAGATATTAATGCTTGGTGTATCAACGATATAGATGAATTTATTAATCTTTCTGTAGCTAGTCAATTAACAACTCCTCACGTTGCTAAATATTATGGTCAAAAGGAAGGATTAGAAACCTATATTAATTTTGGTGAAGAAAGACGTTATGTGCCAAATATAATTCTTCATAGCATTAATTTTTCTCTTATTCTTCAAGATGAATTGACTGAAGCAATAGTCAAAGGTTACTTTAACCTTAAATCTAAAAATATCATGTTTAAAGATTTATTTAATCGTTCAGTTAAAATTGCATGGGCAAGTTCGCCCCTCTCACTTCAAGGAGTTTTAGAAAGTATTGCTGATACTCCAGGTGGGGAGAATAGCTATCAGTTTGAGAAACTTGAATTTATGTTTTCTCGTGAAGATAGAGAAAAATTTTTAAGACCTATTATTGCTGAACTGAAACGAATCAATCAGAACCTTAATCAGAACCTTGATCTAAAAGTTAAAATTTTGTCTGCCCTTATCAAAGAGCAGGTATTAGAAAAACAGCAAAAGGTAATTATTTTTTGTGAAAGAAGGGCTACAGTTGCTTATCTTTCTCGGTACTTTATAAGTAATTTTCCCTCTTTAAAAATTGCATATACTATCGAGCAAAGCGAAGATGAAAAAAAATATGAGATGAAGGATAGTAGAGAGATTGAACAGTTAATTAAACAATTTGCTCCTCATTCCAATAAAACAACCGAGAAATTTGCCGAAAATTATGATATTTTTATTTCGACTGATGCCCATGGTGTTGGTGTCAATATGCAAGATGCTTCAGTAGTTATTAATTATGATATTGATTGGACTCCGATCGCACCAGTTCAAAGAGCGGGAAGAATTTTACGTTTCTGGCATTTACCTCGCATCGTTCACATTTATACTTTTGTGCCAACACTAAGCGCAAAGAATAGTAACACTGCACTAAATTATGATTTAGTGGAAATTCAAAAACGATGGAAAAATTTAATGTCTCGTCATCAAGAATCAAAAAAAGTAATTGATTTACCTGTTTTAACTATTGCGGAAACTCAAGAAATTAATATTTCTGAAATGGCATCTCAAGTGACGATTGAATCTGGGGAAATCAATCTTAATGCTTTAGCAGATTTAGACATTTCTCCTTATTATCAACATACAGCAAAACTTCAACTTAATCGTGATTATGCAGAAACCTTATCTGATGATTTAATTAGTGCTAAAATATATTCAGAAAAACATCCCTTACTTTATCTATTAGTTTTACATAAGCAAAATTATCACGGCATTTTTTATAATCCTATTACTAAACAATTAGCTGAACCTGATATTGTTAAAATTTTAGATAAAATTGCCTGTGAAGAAAGTACGCCAGCCGCTAATGTTGACCATGATTTTATTGAAAATTTAAGTGATATTTGCCTTCAAGATTGGTGTCAAAAAAATAAAGTTTTAGCCGATGATGTTGAGCGAATTTGTGCATTATATTTAAAGCCTGAAAATGAAGATGATGATCTAAAATTACTTTTAAATTCAATTAATACTTAA